The following coding sequences lie in one Phalacrocorax aristotelis chromosome 2, bGulAri2.1, whole genome shotgun sequence genomic window:
- the LOC142053354 gene encoding histamine H3 receptor-like gives MRISSQTELTWIRNMHNSTAEAPHMARMCNETSSTQSPGSEFSLGVLVLLAFLMVLLALVTILGNALVILAFIMDRNLRHRSNYYFLNLAISDFAVGAFCMPLYIPYALTGTWHLGRGLCKLWLVMDYLLCTASVFNIVLISYDRFLSVTKAVSYRVQQGIASNPVVKMVAIWVFAFLLYCPAILFWEYVAGCSVVAADQCYAEFFHNWYFLLCASTLEFFVPLLSVTYFNVHIFYNIQRHQRHSSVQDCELPRSGTLSWRFCLLPRPGASSTPSEAEDSVSSLTKSWRPAVMSNCPSRTPTSPTALKRDFSASFRSRTVSKLQQDKKRAKSLAIIVCVFAICWAPYSLLMIIRGVCQGKCIHSSLYEITFWLLWLNSSVNPFLYPVCHMRFRMAFMKILCPKRFARLRSGSF, from the exons ATGCGAATTTCTTCCCAGACTGAATTGACCTGGATACGCAACATGCACAACAGCACGGCTGAAGCTCCTCATATGGCTAGAATGTGTAATGAGACTTCGTCCACACAGTCACCGGGCTCCGAGTTTTCACTGGGCGTGTTGGTGCTGCTGGCTTTCCTCATGGTGTTGCTAGCTCTGGTCACCATCCTTGGAAATGCCCTGGTGATCCTTGCTTTCATCATGGACAGAAACCTCAGGCATCGGAGTAACTATTACTTTCTCAACCTTGCTATTTCTGACTTTGCGGTGG GTGCGTTCTGTATGCCTTTGTACATCCCTTATGCCCTGACAGggacgtggcacttggggagaGGCCTGTGCAAGCTCTGGCTAGTTATGGACTACCTCCTGTGCACAGCTTCAGTGTTTAACATCGTCCTTATCAGCTACGACCGTTTCCTGTCAGTTACAAAAGCT GTATCTTACAGAGTCCAGCAGGGAATAGCGTCCAACCCTGTCGTCAAGATGGTGGCCATCTGGGtctttgccttcctcctctACTGCCCAGCAATCCTCTTCTGGGAGTATGTGGCCGGATGCAGCGTGGTAGCGGCGGATCAGTGCTACGCTGAGTTCTTCCACAACTGGTACTTCCTGCTGTGCGCGTCCACCCTGGAGTTCTTCGTGCCGCTGCTCTCGGTGACCTACTTCAATGTGCACATCTTCTACAACATCCAGAGGCACCAGCGGCACAGCAGCGTGCAGGACTGTGAGCTTCCAAGGAGCGGCACCCTGTCCTGGCGATTCTGCCTCTTGCCAAGGCCAGGAGCATCTTCTACTCCATCAGAAGCAGAGGACAGTGTTTCATCATTAACAAAGTCATGGAGACCAGCAGTGATGTCTAACTGTCCATCTCGAACACCAACCAGTCCTACAGCCCTCAAAAGggacttttctgcttctttccgTTCAAGGACTGTGTCAAAACTGCAGCAGGACAAGAAAAGAGCCAAGTCACTTGCCATAATTGTATGTGTCTTTGCCATTTGCTGGGCCCCATACTCTTTACTAATGATTATTCGTGGGGTCTGCCAAGGAAAGTGCATCCATAGCTCCTTGTATGAAATAACCTTTTGGCTTTTGTGGCTCAATTCCTCTGTAAATCCCTTTCTTTACCCTGTCTGTCATATGAGGTTTCGAATGGCTTTCATGAAAATATTATGTCCCAAAAGGTTTGCAAGGTTGAGATCGGGCTCTTTTtag